A window of Paenibacillus sp. 19GGS1-52 contains these coding sequences:
- a CDS encoding retropepsin-like aspartic protease, protein MTVVFRGRELKLEKVLLDTGSASTLLNADIVQEIGMVLEGNDIVDMIRGVGGVEYVYTKCLDSIIVDKAILKDFQVEIGNMDYGMEIDGILGFNFLKQAGAVIDTGEMQLKTIVY, encoded by the coding sequence ATGACAGTTGTGTTTAGGGGGAGAGAGTTAAAACTTGAGAAGGTGCTGCTTGATACAGGTTCTGCCAGCACACTTTTGAATGCAGATATCGTACAGGAGATTGGTATGGTACTTGAAGGAAATGATATCGTTGATATGATACGGGGCGTAGGTGGTGTGGAGTATGTGTATACCAAATGCCTGGACTCGATTATAGTCGATAAAGCAATACTTAAGGATTTTCAAGTTGAAATCGGGAACATGGATTATGGCATGGAGATCGACGGAATCCTTGGTTTTAACTTCTTGAAGCAAGCAGGTGCTGTGATTGACACTGGAGAAATGCAATTGAAAACTATTGTTTACTAA
- a CDS encoding leucine-rich repeat domain-containing protein produces the protein MKTLIAKMLVSLLLVTAILPIFPTTNDEGYFSGNSVVSAESSNDIANFPDPALNQAVAIWLGKSVTETVYKADIIAKLPTAGYTFSANSKGISDLTGIEIFEGTGVTYLDLGRNNITELNPIKNIVSLQQLNIESNKISDLSPISSLTSIKALAVNSNQIEDITPTRLLGGLTSLNIANNKVTDLSSLAGLMSEVAARRHLEIWGMRSNNPHIRKANKESSYAIDRLHSSLNETQRELYGLMEEATNTEKGFVEEEAFVVGFLEGYRFIKELQRSGGGLTLV, from the coding sequence ATGAAAACATTGATTGCAAAGATGTTGGTCAGCCTGTTATTGGTAACAGCTATTCTCCCCATATTCCCAACTACTAATGATGAGGGGTACTTTTCGGGGAATTCAGTAGTCAGCGCAGAAAGCTCGAATGATATTGCCAATTTCCCAGATCCCGCACTAAATCAGGCTGTTGCTATCTGGTTAGGGAAATCGGTGACGGAAACGGTCTATAAAGCGGATATCATCGCAAAACTACCGACTGCGGGTTACACTTTCTCTGCAAACTCAAAAGGAATTTCCGACCTTACGGGTATTGAGATATTTGAAGGAACAGGTGTAACTTATTTAGATCTTGGACGGAACAATATCACTGAACTTAATCCAATAAAGAATATTGTCTCTTTGCAGCAACTAAACATTGAGAGTAATAAGATATCTGATCTTAGCCCTATCAGCAGCCTAACAAGTATCAAAGCTTTAGCTGTCAATTCCAATCAAATTGAGGACATCACTCCAACAAGATTGTTAGGGGGCTTGACGAGTTTAAATATTGCCAATAACAAGGTCACTGATCTAAGTTCTTTGGCGGGGCTGATGAGCGAGGTAGCCGCTAGAAGACATCTTGAAATATGGGGAATGCGTTCTAACAATCCTCATATCAGGAAGGCCAACAAAGAGTCATCTTATGCCATTGATCGCCTACACAGCAGTTTGAACGAGACTCAACGTGAATTGTATGGACTCATGGAAGAGGCCACAAACACAGAAAAGGGTTTCGTAGAAGAGGAAGCTTTTGTGGTCGGATTTCTGGAAGGATACCGCTTTATAAAAGAGCTCCAGAGATCGGGTGGAGGTCTGACTCTGGTTTAG
- a CDS encoding helix-turn-helix domain-containing protein has protein sequence MNLKQFAEGRGVSINTVRRWVRIGMPRIKITSQGKVLIDVGKAEKWLLQYKREHSTDCLSLEQAAQMAQVHRWTIRYWLKQEAFREAVVISGKTSYKISKQELEKWLDKQTMERTEGDD, from the coding sequence GTGAATTTGAAGCAATTTGCGGAGGGACGGGGTGTAAGCATCAATACCGTCAGAAGATGGGTCCGGATAGGTATGCCACGCATCAAAATAACTAGCCAAGGAAAAGTTCTCATTGATGTAGGGAAAGCAGAGAAATGGTTGTTGCAATATAAGCGTGAACACTCTACCGATTGTCTTTCGCTAGAACAGGCAGCACAAATGGCACAGGTACATCGTTGGACCATTCGTTATTGGCTGAAGCAGGAGGCGTTTAGAGAAGCGGTAGTAATATCAGGCAAAACAAGTTACAAGATCTCAAAGCAGGAGTTGGAGAAATGGCTGGATAAACAAACAATGGAGCGGACGGAAGGAGACGATTAA
- a CDS encoding recombinase family protein: MSLKAAIYARYSSDIQRDESIDAQVRAIKEYTKRNGFTVVEVYADRARTATSDRRPEFQRLFVDCDKGLFDVVIVHKLDRFSRDKYDFASYRRKLRVAGVRLLSVLENLDDSPESGMLESMLEGMAEYYSKNLSREVMKGLKETALQGKHTGGRPPIGYAVDKETQTLITNDQERPIIELIFSQYLQGHGYKQITQLLEQKGFRSRLGRPISKATIHDILRCEKYTGTYLYNVTDSKDALGKSNGNRKKDESEIIRIENGIPAIISKADFEAVQKLISDNHRTRRSGSYTAKEQYLLSGLILCGECQRLHNTKSGMTGNVKYSGRSKLKYVTYRCNRKDNSRSCSNKEIRREHIEGYIVDYLQNHIFSEGNIPKLLEQVNQQIQKAETQEIGEKANLQQRLRAVTDQITNIVNAVAQGFTQASFVEKVNLLEVEKANLEVELARLMTKEKRAGITEDALRSLLFSLKDSIAHEDFPELKRFVQTYVQQVLVYTDQVEVEFKLPVVTHVSVQNGAEGIRTPVRR; the protein is encoded by the coding sequence ATGAGTCTAAAAGCTGCTATTTACGCCCGTTACAGTTCGGATATCCAGAGAGATGAATCTATTGATGCCCAAGTGAGAGCGATTAAGGAATATACAAAACGGAACGGGTTTACTGTAGTCGAAGTTTATGCTGACCGAGCGCGCACTGCTACGTCTGACCGACGACCGGAATTTCAACGTCTTTTTGTTGATTGTGACAAAGGGCTCTTTGATGTTGTTATTGTTCATAAACTGGATCGCTTTAGTAGAGACAAGTACGATTTTGCATCTTATAGAAGAAAGTTACGCGTTGCTGGAGTACGCCTCCTAAGCGTGTTAGAAAATTTGGATGATTCCCCAGAGTCGGGAATGCTTGAGTCAATGCTTGAGGGGATGGCGGAGTATTATAGCAAGAACCTATCGAGGGAGGTCATGAAAGGGTTAAAAGAGACAGCGTTACAAGGAAAGCACACTGGAGGTCGTCCACCCATTGGGTACGCTGTGGATAAAGAAACCCAAACCTTGATTACTAATGATCAAGAACGCCCAATTATAGAACTTATTTTCTCTCAGTACCTTCAGGGACATGGGTATAAGCAAATCACCCAACTCCTTGAGCAAAAAGGATTTCGCTCCCGTCTCGGGAGGCCTATCAGTAAGGCGACTATCCACGATATTTTACGTTGCGAGAAGTACACTGGTACTTATCTCTATAATGTCACAGACAGTAAGGACGCTTTGGGAAAAAGTAATGGAAATCGAAAGAAGGATGAATCCGAAATAATTCGAATTGAGAATGGTATTCCAGCGATCATCAGCAAGGCTGATTTCGAGGCTGTTCAGAAACTTATTTCTGATAATCATCGCACACGACGCTCGGGGTCCTATACAGCAAAAGAACAGTACTTGTTAAGTGGTTTGATCTTGTGTGGGGAGTGCCAAAGGCTACATAACACAAAATCTGGAATGACCGGAAACGTTAAATATTCAGGCAGAAGCAAACTAAAATACGTGACTTACAGATGCAATAGAAAAGACAACTCCCGAAGTTGCTCCAACAAAGAGATTCGCCGTGAACATATAGAAGGATATATTGTGGATTATTTGCAGAATCACATCTTCAGTGAGGGCAACATTCCAAAGTTATTGGAGCAAGTTAACCAACAGATTCAGAAAGCTGAGACCCAAGAGATTGGGGAGAAAGCAAACTTGCAGCAGCGTCTTCGTGCTGTTACTGACCAAATTACGAACATCGTCAATGCAGTCGCCCAAGGTTTCACGCAAGCTTCTTTTGTAGAGAAAGTGAATCTACTGGAGGTTGAGAAAGCAAATCTTGAAGTCGAATTGGCAAGATTGATGACAAAAGAAAAAAGAGCCGGAATCACAGAAGATGCTCTGCGTTCACTGCTCTTTTCCTTAAAAGATTCCATTGCCCATGAGGACTTCCCGGAGCTTAAAAGATTCGTCCAGACCTACGTTCAGCAAGTCCTTGTCTACACTGATCAAGTGGAGGTGGAATTCAAGCTGCCAGTTGTCACTCATGTTAGTGTGCAGAATGGAGCCGAGGGGATTCGAACCCCTGTCCGAAGATAA
- the smpB gene encoding SsrA-binding protein SmpB: MGKKVDGKVLAQNKKASHDYFIEDTYEAGLVLTGTEIKSLRLGRANIGDAFATIRNGEIQIHNMHISPFAQGNRSNPDDPTRTRKLLMHKVQIHKLLGLSKRDGFTIVPLKIYVRNGFAKLLIGLGRGKKEYDKRDTAAKRDAQRDIQRVLREKQKIAR; this comes from the coding sequence ATGGGTAAAAAAGTCGACGGGAAAGTATTAGCCCAGAATAAAAAGGCCTCCCATGATTATTTTATCGAGGACACCTATGAAGCCGGTTTGGTGCTAACAGGTACAGAGATTAAGTCGTTGCGACTAGGGCGCGCTAACATTGGCGATGCTTTTGCCACCATCCGCAACGGGGAGATTCAGATTCACAATATGCACATCAGTCCGTTTGCACAGGGCAATCGTTCTAATCCGGATGATCCTACGCGTACCCGTAAACTGTTGATGCATAAGGTGCAGATTCACAAACTGCTTGGGTTGTCCAAGCGAGATGGTTTTACTATCGTGCCGCTCAAGATTTATGTGCGCAATGGGTTTGCCAAGCTGTTGATCGGTCTAGGTAGAGGTAAGAAAGAGTATGACAAACGTGATACCGCAGCGAAGCGCGACGCTCAGCGTGATATTCAGCGTGTACTGCGCGAAAAGCAAAAGATCGCCAGATAA
- the rnr gene encoding ribonuclease R, whose translation MITQEILLDFMREIAYKPMTYNELVSHFALEDSTELKAFEELLIAVEQDGRLILNQGGRYGVPERMDLLRGRLQAHAKGFAFLIPDDREHPDVYINANDLKGAMNGDIVLARVSSKSPSGGRMEGEVVRIVIRGVLQTVGVFQSLETYGFVLPDDKRINRDIFIPKQSFKGAVDGEKVVVRIVNYPEGHAAAEGEIIEILGHKDDPGIDILSIIRKHQLPEAFPEEVMTEAENAPDSITDEEIIQQGRRDLRGLNIVTIDGEDAKDLDDAVNVERLENGHYKLGVHIADVGYYVPESSALDNEAYARGCSVYLVDRVIPMLPHRLSNGICSLNPQVDRLTMSCEMEFDEHMKVVKHDVFSSVIRTKERMTYSNVRKIVEDEDPELLERYSPLIADFRLMKELAMKLREARMRRGAVDFDFEESKIIVDENGKAIDIVKRDRSVAEQIIEEFMLAANETVAEHFHWLKVPFLYRIHEDPDPEKLQNFMAFAANFGHHVKGRGNSIHPRALQDLLEQIKGTKEQTVISTMMLRSMKQAKYDAESTGHFGLAAEFYSHFTSPIRRYPDLVIHRVMREVIMGGGTLTPKRQEYLASRMPDIAQQSSERERVAVEAERDTEQLKKAEFMKDKVGEEFDAMISSVTSFGMFIELENTVEGLIRLSALSDDYYHFDEAHMALIGERTSKVFRIGDEVKIRVAKVNMDDHTIDFELVGMLPRAMGERRSGGFGSGRPGKGGRPQGGGFAKPAAGKAGSGGGKGRGGKGKPAGAVGAAGRVADAGTRVGEGPRAAAGVGAAAGDAGPSARSKRKRKSKSGAGVDVSRPAAAAPIAKSGAPRRGESGGAKGAPRERSGGRDRGFDKYGAQAAARGGVSFAFGSGKGGYGGPASSTTDSSESEAKGVDGSTKFRSREDRGPKPTAIESSISAPEGKGRRKKKAKGGVFIGQSVTPGNVETSDQVSAKRTEGNEAGPGSRHRNKQ comes from the coding sequence ATGATAACACAGGAAATATTACTTGATTTTATGCGCGAAATTGCTTACAAACCGATGACTTATAACGAACTGGTGAGCCATTTCGCTCTGGAGGATAGCACGGAATTAAAAGCGTTCGAAGAATTGCTAATTGCAGTGGAACAGGACGGAAGACTGATCCTGAACCAAGGTGGACGTTACGGTGTGCCAGAGCGGATGGATTTATTGCGCGGACGATTGCAGGCACATGCGAAAGGTTTTGCTTTTCTTATACCGGACGATCGGGAGCATCCTGATGTCTATATTAATGCTAACGATTTAAAGGGTGCCATGAATGGCGATATCGTGCTTGCACGCGTCAGCTCCAAGAGCCCCTCAGGTGGGCGTATGGAAGGCGAAGTTGTTCGGATTGTTATAAGAGGTGTACTGCAGACAGTTGGTGTATTCCAAAGTCTGGAGACCTATGGCTTCGTGCTGCCGGATGACAAGCGGATTAACCGCGATATTTTTATTCCTAAGCAATCATTCAAAGGTGCTGTTGATGGGGAAAAGGTTGTTGTTCGTATTGTGAATTATCCGGAGGGCCATGCAGCGGCTGAAGGGGAAATTATTGAGATTCTCGGGCATAAGGATGACCCGGGTATTGATATTTTGTCTATTATCCGCAAGCATCAGCTGCCAGAGGCATTCCCGGAAGAAGTAATGACCGAAGCTGAGAACGCTCCGGATTCCATTACGGATGAAGAGATCATTCAGCAGGGACGGCGCGATTTGCGCGGACTGAATATTGTCACCATTGATGGTGAGGATGCTAAGGATCTGGATGATGCGGTTAATGTGGAACGGTTGGAGAATGGTCATTACAAACTGGGAGTTCATATCGCTGACGTTGGCTATTATGTGCCTGAGAGCTCTGCACTGGACAATGAAGCTTATGCTCGCGGTTGTAGTGTGTATTTGGTAGATCGCGTTATTCCGATGCTGCCACACCGCCTATCGAACGGGATCTGCAGTTTGAATCCGCAGGTCGATCGACTGACCATGTCGTGTGAAATGGAATTCGACGAGCACATGAAGGTAGTGAAGCACGATGTCTTTTCGAGTGTGATTCGCACCAAAGAGCGCATGACCTATTCTAATGTCCGCAAAATTGTCGAGGACGAAGACCCAGAACTGCTTGAACGCTATAGCCCGCTAATTGCCGATTTCCGCTTGATGAAAGAGCTGGCAATGAAGCTGCGTGAGGCGCGGATGCGACGCGGAGCTGTTGATTTTGACTTTGAAGAAAGTAAAATCATTGTTGATGAGAACGGCAAGGCTATTGATATTGTCAAGCGTGATCGTTCGGTTGCAGAACAAATTATTGAGGAATTCATGTTGGCTGCCAATGAGACCGTTGCTGAACATTTCCACTGGCTGAAGGTTCCGTTCCTCTACCGGATTCACGAAGATCCAGACCCGGAGAAGCTGCAGAACTTCATGGCGTTTGCCGCCAATTTTGGCCATCATGTCAAAGGTCGGGGCAATTCGATTCACCCGCGTGCACTGCAAGATCTGCTGGAGCAGATCAAGGGTACGAAAGAACAAACCGTCATCAGTACGATGATGCTGCGTTCGATGAAGCAGGCGAAATATGATGCAGAGAGCACGGGCCATTTTGGACTGGCTGCGGAATTCTATTCCCACTTCACTTCTCCGATTCGCCGTTATCCCGATCTGGTCATTCACCGCGTTATGCGTGAGGTGATTATGGGCGGGGGAACGCTGACTCCGAAGCGCCAGGAGTATTTGGCGAGCCGGATGCCTGACATTGCTCAGCAATCTTCGGAACGTGAGCGCGTGGCCGTAGAGGCAGAACGGGATACCGAGCAACTGAAGAAGGCTGAATTCATGAAGGATAAGGTCGGCGAGGAATTCGACGCCATGATCAGCAGTGTGACCAGCTTCGGAATGTTCATCGAGCTGGAAAATACCGTCGAAGGACTTATTCGTCTCAGCGCGCTGAGCGACGATTATTACCACTTCGACGAAGCCCATATGGCGCTCATCGGCGAGCGCACCTCGAAGGTGTTCCGCATTGGTGACGAGGTGAAGATCCGTGTCGCCAAGGTAAATATGGACGACCATACGATCGATTTCGAGTTGGTCGGCATGTTGCCGCGCGCAATGGGCGAACGCCGCAGCGGCGGGTTCGGAAGCGGCCGCCCAGGCAAAGGCGGCCGTCCACAAGGCGGCGGCTTCGCGAAGCCAGCCGCAGGTAAAGCGGGCAGCGGCGGCGGCAAGGGCCGCGGCGGTAAAGGCAAGCCCGCCGGCGCTGTTGGCGCGGCGGGCAGAGTTGCCGACGCAGGTACTCGCGTCGGTGAAGGGCCGCGCGCAGCGGCCGGTGTAGGCGCAGCCGCAGGCGATGCTGGGCCGAGCGCACGCAGCAAGCGTAAGCGCAAGAGCAAGAGCGGTGCCGGCGTGGACGTGAGCCGGCCAGCAGCAGCGGCGCCGATTGCGAAATCAGGCGCACCGCGTAGAGGCGAAAGCGGCGGCGCCAAAGGTGCACCGCGCGAACGCAGCGGCGGACGTGACCGCGGCTTTGACAAATACGGCGCTCAAGCCGCTGCTCGCGGCGGCGTCAGCTTCGCTTTTGGCTCAGGCAAAGGCGGTTATGGCGGTCCAGCTAGCAGCACCACAGACAGTTCAGAAAGTGAAGCTAAAGGCGTAGACGGCAGCACCAAGTTCCGCAGCCGCGAAGACCGTGGCCCTAAACCGACAGCTATAGAGAGCAGTATCTCGGCTCCGGAAGGTAAAGGCCGCCGGAAGAAGAAGGCTAAGGGCGGTGTATTCATCGGCCAGTCGGTAACTCCAGGCAATGTCGAGACCTCTGATCAGGTATCCGCTAAGCGGACCGAAGGTAATGAAGCCGGACCGGGTTCTCGCCATAGAAATAAGCAATAA
- the secG gene encoding preprotein translocase subunit SecG, protein MDMFLKIVLLIFSVGLIVVVLLQKGKSAGLSGAISGGAEHLFGKTKARGMDLVLQRVTVGLAAGFFIMSILVAVLID, encoded by the coding sequence ATGGATATGTTTTTGAAAATTGTGCTCCTGATTTTTTCCGTGGGTCTGATTGTGGTCGTTCTTCTGCAAAAAGGGAAAAGTGCAGGTCTTTCCGGTGCCATCTCCGGCGGTGCTGAGCATCTCTTTGGTAAAACGAAAGCACGCGGTATGGATCTCGTTCTGCAACGTGTAACTGTTGGACTGGCAGCTGGATTCTTTATTATGTCTATCCTAGTAGCCGTTCTTATTGACTAA
- the eno gene encoding phosphopyruvate hydratase, producing MTIISDVYAREVLDSRGNPTVEVDVYLESGAKGRAIVPSGASTGAHEAVELRDGDKSRYLGKGVLKAVENVNELIAPEVIGMDALDQLGIDKLMITLDGTPNKAKLGANAILAVSMAVARAAAAALDVPLYVYLGGFNAKQLPVPMMNIVNGGAHADNNVDVQEFMVLPIGAPSFKEALRTGAEIFHALKAVLQAKGLNTAVGDEGGFAPNFTSNEEALSTIMEAIEKAGYKAGVDVFLGMDVASTEFYKDGKYHLEGEGKSYTSAEFVDLLSSWVDKYPIITIEDGCSEDDWEGWKLLTEKLGHKIQLVGDDLFVTNTERLNKGIEEGIGNSILVKVNQIGTLTETFDAIEMAKRAGYTAVISHRSGESEDSTIADIAVATNAGQIKTGAPSRTDRIAKYNQLLRIEDELGELAQYNGMKSFYNLKR from the coding sequence ATGACTATTATTTCTGATGTGTACGCACGCGAGGTTCTTGACTCCCGCGGTAACCCTACAGTTGAGGTTGATGTTTATCTTGAATCCGGCGCTAAAGGCCGCGCAATCGTTCCTTCCGGCGCTTCCACTGGCGCTCATGAAGCTGTAGAGCTTCGTGATGGCGACAAATCCCGTTACCTTGGTAAAGGTGTTCTGAAGGCTGTTGAGAACGTAAACGAACTGATTGCTCCTGAAGTTATCGGTATGGACGCTCTTGATCAACTGGGCATCGACAAATTGATGATCACTCTTGATGGTACTCCTAATAAAGCTAAGCTGGGCGCTAATGCAATCTTGGCTGTATCCATGGCCGTAGCACGTGCTGCTGCAGCTGCTCTGGATGTGCCTTTGTATGTATACCTGGGCGGATTCAATGCTAAACAGCTTCCAGTTCCAATGATGAACATCGTTAACGGCGGCGCACATGCTGACAATAACGTTGACGTACAAGAGTTCATGGTTCTGCCAATTGGCGCACCTAGCTTCAAAGAAGCATTGCGTACAGGCGCAGAAATCTTCCACGCTCTGAAAGCTGTTCTGCAAGCTAAGGGCTTGAACACTGCTGTTGGTGACGAAGGCGGATTCGCACCTAACTTCACTTCTAACGAAGAAGCATTGTCTACAATCATGGAAGCTATCGAAAAAGCCGGCTACAAAGCAGGCGTTGACGTATTCCTGGGTATGGACGTTGCTTCCACTGAGTTCTATAAAGACGGTAAATACCACTTGGAAGGCGAAGGCAAATCTTACACATCTGCTGAGTTTGTTGACCTGCTTTCTTCATGGGTTGATAAATACCCAATCATCACCATTGAAGATGGTTGTTCCGAAGATGACTGGGAAGGTTGGAAATTGCTTACTGAGAAATTGGGCCACAAAATCCAACTCGTTGGTGATGACTTGTTCGTAACTAACACTGAACGCCTGAACAAAGGTATCGAAGAAGGCATTGGTAACTCCATCTTGGTTAAGGTTAACCAAATTGGTACTTTGACTGAAACTTTTGATGCTATTGAAATGGCAAAACGTGCAGGTTACACTGCAGTTATCTCCCACCGTTCCGGTGAATCCGAAGATAGCACAATCGCTGATATCGCCGTGGCTACCAATGCCGGCCAAATCAAGACTGGTGCTCCTTCCCGTACAGACCGTATCGCTAAATACAACCAATTGCTTCGTATCGAAGATGAACTGGGCGAATTGGCTCAATACAACGGTATGAAATCCTTCTACAACCTCAAAAGATAA
- the gpmI gene encoding 2,3-bisphosphoglycerate-independent phosphoglycerate mutase — MSAPRPVALIIMDGFGLRGTTEGNAVAQANKPNYDRYLQQYPNTTLTACGEAVGLPEGQMGNSEVGHLNIGAGRIVYQDLTRIDKSIRDGEFFDNETLVTAVRHAKSTGKKLHLYALVSDGGVHSHIKHLFAMLDLAKKEDMHEVYIHAFMDGRDVPPDSGQKFVQELVAKIEEVGVGTIATVSGRYYAMDRDKRWERVEKAYRAMVYGEGPKYTDALQAITGSYQNSVFDEFVEPSVIVDSEGQPVTKVESGDSVIFLNFRPDRAIQLSQVFTNQDFKGFDRGPLFPHNLHFVCLTTFSETVQGFVAYSPKNLDNTLGEVLVQQNKKQLRIAETEKYPHVTFFFSGGRDQELPGETRILINSPKVATYDLQPEMSAYEVAAACVAEIEAERQDAIILNFANPDMVGHSGMLEPTIKAVEVTDECVGMVVDAVVAKGGVVIIIADHGNADMVFDENGRPFTAHTTNPVPFILTDENVVLRDKGILADVAPTILDLMGLPQPAEMTGQSMIASRK, encoded by the coding sequence ATGTCAGCACCAAGACCCGTAGCTTTAATTATCATGGATGGTTTCGGTTTGCGCGGAACGACTGAAGGCAACGCTGTTGCTCAAGCCAACAAGCCTAATTATGACCGTTACCTGCAACAATATCCCAATACTACCCTTACCGCTTGCGGCGAGGCAGTAGGTTTGCCTGAAGGGCAAATGGGTAACTCCGAAGTGGGACACTTAAATATTGGCGCTGGCCGGATTGTATATCAGGATTTGACCCGCATCGATAAGTCTATCCGCGACGGGGAGTTTTTTGACAACGAAACATTGGTTACAGCGGTAAGACACGCTAAATCAACGGGTAAAAAGCTCCACTTATACGCTCTTGTATCAGACGGCGGAGTGCACAGTCATATTAAGCACTTGTTCGCCATGCTGGATCTGGCCAAGAAAGAAGATATGCATGAAGTGTATATCCATGCTTTCATGGATGGCCGCGACGTACCTCCCGATAGTGGTCAGAAGTTCGTTCAGGAACTTGTGGCTAAGATTGAGGAAGTCGGCGTGGGCACAATCGCTACGGTATCCGGACGCTATTATGCGATGGACCGTGACAAACGTTGGGAACGTGTAGAGAAAGCCTATCGTGCCATGGTTTATGGCGAGGGTCCGAAATACACAGATGCGCTGCAAGCAATCACTGGCTCGTACCAGAATTCTGTGTTTGATGAATTCGTAGAGCCAAGCGTTATTGTAGACAGCGAAGGCCAGCCTGTAACGAAAGTAGAAAGTGGCGATTCCGTCATCTTCCTCAACTTCCGTCCAGACCGTGCTATCCAGCTGTCGCAAGTGTTCACTAACCAGGATTTCAAAGGATTCGACCGTGGGCCGTTGTTCCCACACAATCTACACTTCGTATGCCTGACCACATTCAGCGAAACGGTGCAAGGCTTCGTTGCCTATTCACCGAAGAACCTGGACAATACCTTAGGTGAAGTGCTTGTACAGCAGAACAAGAAGCAATTGCGTATAGCGGAAACTGAGAAGTATCCGCATGTAACCTTCTTCTTCAGCGGTGGACGTGATCAGGAACTTCCTGGCGAAACACGTATCCTAATTAACTCGCCTAAAGTGGCAACTTATGACTTACAGCCTGAGATGAGTGCATACGAGGTGGCTGCGGCCTGCGTAGCCGAGATCGAAGCTGAAAGACAGGATGCTATTATCCTTAACTTCGCTAATCCTGATATGGTTGGACACTCCGGCATGCTGGAGCCTACTATTAAGGCTGTAGAAGTAACGGATGAGTGTGTAGGTATGGTAGTAGATGCTGTTGTTGCCAAAGGTGGCGTAGTGATTATAATCGCTGATCACGGCAATGCTGATATGGTATTTGACGAGAACGGTCGCCCATTCACGGCTCATACAACGAATCCAGTTCCATTCATCCTAACCGATGAAAATGTAGTACTGCGCGATAAGGGTATCCTCGCGGATGTAGCCCCAACCATTCTGGATCTGATGGGACTTCCGCAACCTGCGGAAATGACCGGACAATCCATGATCGCCAGCCGCAAGTAA
- the tpiA gene encoding triose-phosphate isomerase → MRTPIIAGNWKMFKTIPEAESFFAEIKGQAEVEGVETVICAPFTNLPALVAAAKGTKIKIGAQNLHFEDNGAYTGEISGVMLSDLGVDYVIIGHSERRAYFGETDEIVNKKLHAAFRHGITPIVCVGEKLEEREADQTKAVCKVQTEGAFAGVTAEQAAKVVIAYEPIWAIGTGKSSTSQDANEVIAYIRSLVKDLYDDATAEAVRIQYGGSVKPENVTEYMGQSDIDGALVGGASLQPASFVSLVEGAK, encoded by the coding sequence ATGAGAACACCAATAATCGCCGGCAACTGGAAGATGTTTAAGACTATTCCGGAAGCGGAAAGCTTTTTCGCCGAAATCAAAGGCCAAGCAGAAGTTGAAGGCGTAGAGACTGTTATCTGCGCTCCATTTACTAACCTGCCAGCATTGGTAGCAGCGGCAAAAGGTACAAAGATCAAGATTGGCGCACAGAACCTGCATTTTGAAGATAATGGTGCTTACACTGGCGAGATTAGCGGCGTAATGCTGAGCGATCTTGGCGTGGATTATGTAATTATCGGTCACTCCGAGCGTCGTGCTTACTTTGGCGAAACGGATGAAATTGTGAACAAGAAGCTGCACGCAGCATTCCGTCACGGTATCACTCCTATCGTATGTGTAGGCGAGAAGCTTGAAGAACGTGAAGCAGATCAGACTAAAGCTGTATGTAAAGTACAAACTGAAGGCGCATTTGCCGGTGTAACTGCCGAGCAAGCGGCTAAAGTAGTCATTGCTTACGAGCCTATCTGGGCCATTGGCACAGGTAAATCCTCAACTTCACAAGATGCTAACGAAGTTATTGCTTATATCCGCAGCCTTGTAAAAGATCTGTATGATGATGCAACAGCTGAAGCAGTTCGTATCCAATACGGCGGCAGCGTGAAGCCTGAGAACGTTACTGAGTATATGGGTCAAAGCGACATCGACGGTGCACTTGTCGGCGGCGCCAGCTTGCAGCCTGCTTCCTTCGTTTCATTGGTTGAGGGGGCGAAGTAA